ATCAATTGTATTTTTCCTTATTTCAGCACTTAGTATCACTTGATGTCTCATACAACGCTGTCGAGGTGCTGGTTCTGTCTGCTCTGCGTGGTCTTCGTGAGTTGTATGCAGCTCACAATGTCATACAACACCTAGCCTTACACGGGGCTTCATTACGAATACTACGGGCTCCATATAATCGTAAGTTTTATCTATTATTCTgattatataaaagtaaaagctgacttactgattgactgactagttgattgacttactgactgactgactaatctaccaacgcacagctcaaacttctggactgatcgggctgaattttggcatgcagatagctataatgacgtagacattcactaagaaatgatttttgcaaattcaacctctgagggggtaaaataagggtttgaaatttgtgtagcacacgcggatgaagtcgcggacataagctcattttttttaaatatcctttTCAATATTGTCATTTTCTAATCGTATGATAGTAGACTACCTGACAATACCTACGAGTATATAggtacagtcaaaggccaaaactcgtttagtACCTTTATGATCGAATTCGCTTGCACTGCCACGGCACGCTTGTGCGTACATAATATGAGTGTTTGTGTGGCGTGTTAATAGAAAAAGGCCATAAGTGCGACTGgttttgatgcaatagttttgcgaGATTGATgctcgaattctgaggccgaccgtGCTTAAAAGTggttattgttttatttcagaATTGGATAGCTTGACTACGATGGTGCCACCTATCAACTTAGTCGAGATCGATGTTTCACATAACAAATTATCTTCCTTGCCACAATGGCTCAGCGGGTGTTCTGATCTGACCAAACTCTTCGCCAGCAACAATCAACTAACGTCACTTCCTGACCACTTATTCTGCAGTGAACTATCCAGCCTTAGCCATTTACATTTAgcacacaataaaataacaaattttcCATCGATGCCACGATTGAGATCACCTTTAAAAGAACTGCTTCTCCACGACAACTGCATCCAAACACTTCCAGAAAATTTCTTCTCAATTTGTGAcagattaaatattttaaaccttTCAAACAACAGACTGAGCCGCTTACCTCGTGTTAGAGGAGCTTCGCCACATTGCTTAGAGCGCCTCTATCTGACAGCAAATTGTTTAACAGACGAAGTCATAGATGTCATAATAACATTTCGTGGTCTAAAAATACTCCATATTGCCTATAACTGTTTGATAAGCCTGCCAGATAATTGCTTTAACTTTTGGCCTGAGATTGAAGAGCTGATAATTTCAGGCAATTCCTTAACTAAGCTACCAGATAACTTGCCACAGTTAAATAACATCAGAGTGGTACGTGCACATTCAAATAGATTACGGAGTATTCCAATGTTTGCATGTAGTGCTTCAGTTAAAATATTGGACTTTGCTCATAACGAATTAGATAGTATCGACCTGAGGTTATTAGCTCCGAAACAGTTGAAATTTCTTGATATATCgtgtaataaaaaattacaaatggaTCCATCACAGTTTAATGCCTATAAATGCCAACGTCCGCTAAGTCTTGTTGATGTCACTGGACAAAATGCACTGTCATGGTCTCAAAAAAGTAATTATCATGAAGAATTAAATGGTGCTACGCCTTGGGTAACAGGATTTTCAGAATGTCCCAATAAGAACTTGCAACTATCTTGTGCTCAAATTCGTCTTCCATCATTTTGTAATAAAGAAGGTCTGTTCGCAATAATCGATGGCGAAACGGATGTTGAGGTACCTAAAATTTTACAAACTACTTTACCAGGACTCCTTCTTGAAGAGAAGTCTATTAAAGAAACTGTAAATGAGTACATGAAATATGTCGTCCTTTCAGCTCATAGAGAATTAAAGCAAAAAGGTCAACGAAAAGGTGCTTGCCTTATTCTGTGCCACTTATCACCTATAATAGCACCGGAAAATGGTTTTGGCCAAACGGCCCGAAAATATAACTTAAGGCTGGCTAATGTAGGCAACACGAAAGCGGTTTTAAGTCGCCGTAGTGGGCCATTATGCTTAGGTATAGAAAACAATAAACGGTTGGGTTACTCTTCCCGGTACCCAAATACAGTACCTGATCCTGATATTATACAAACAGTTATcaaagatgatgatgaatttttgaTATTAGGAAACGGCAAATTCTGGAATGTTGTTACAGTGGATGCTGCTGTATCTGAAGTAAGGACTGAGAGGAATCCAGTTTTAGCAGCAAAGCGATTGCAAGACTTAGCTCAAAGTTATGGCGCAGAAGACTGTATATCTGTTGTCATTGTTCGATTTGATACGGTACGTCCCGATGTTGATTTACTAATGCGCGAGCTTCGAAATACAATTAACACTAAATCGGCATGTAGACCTGATTGTTGTTGCTCTCGTTTGGAACCCTGTTGTCATTCTATTACACCACCCAAATCAACTAGCGATAGATCTTCACCTAGCGGACAAAGTGATAGACCTTCAAGCGAAATAGTAAACCAACAACATTACGCAAGTGTAAGGTCACACATTAGAGCGTCTGAGAGGAAACCTCGTGGCGCTGTGGCAAGAGCAATACGAGTACGAGTTGAAGAGGAAAAGGACGATGAGCGAACAAATGAGGAAGTTCCTTCTTCCGATGAACAGTTTAAGTGCTGGGAGTACATGTTGGAACAAAATACTCAAATGCTTTTTGATAAGGAACTTGATAATCTTTCAAAAGGTATTAAATCAAATGGTAGCCTGAGAAATTTAAAAGGTTTATCTGGAAGCAGTCCGCAACTCCATTTGACAGGACAAGTAGAGGTTCAAAAACAAAACAAGTCTAAAGTTCCATTTCTATCAAAACATTTTGGGAGCGCCAGATCTTTTGGTAACAACTTGAAACCTGAATATCGATTTGGATCGGGTAGAATGCCAAATGGCGGACCAAACGCTGCATATTTTGGTTCACTCCAGAGACTAATGCCCTATCATTTAGAATATGATTTCGCTGTTATACAAGAAAAAACAGCACCATCCCAAGACTCATTGGACCTCGAAGGCCGGATGCAACAGTACTGGGGAGTGGCTACAACGGAACtgtaaatacatacctattgtaaaatataattacataaaacttgtaaataAAACTTCAAATCAATTACCGCATTAactgttattattaatataccATTTATGTCTCGACTAGATTTTTTTGCACAAAGTATGATAGGTATCACTATGGCCTTATTAATACGTGAACTATTCTAAGTAATAATTACATTCACTTTATGtacagaaatattatttttacgatTACAcacatataatattacatagcattcaaataattataaatcTATGAAATAACATCTAAttcaaaagattcgtaataattacaatcattttattgTATCATCATCAAAATATAACCAAGATATTTTTTGCTTGGATTACCGAATCATTCTTGTGGTTTacagtcataataattattttaattttaaaactttgtACATTACTTACACTGTATCCTGGATACAATTTTGTGCAATCACAAAAACTTACGACTTGAAGAAGATatttacaaatttcaaagctTTGGTAATTTTATTATACAACATCAAGATgttgaaacttaaaaaaaaattaaaattatatattacatttataattttattattatattcaaagtCTTCTCTTATTTCCGTCTTCACCCTATTACCGCCACTAGGTACACCGTTAGACCTACTCTCATATTGTACTAATATTGGAATGGAAATGGAATGCAATAATAGAGTTAAGTTATTTCCTAAACGCCATATTAAAACATGAGGATATCTGTTATAGATGAATATAAAGGCGGAATCAGTAAATCACCGTGGAATTCTATTCAAATCTCCCATGGCCATGATAGTGTAATTAtaatagatatacctaacaattgGAAGTTTTGCATTAATTTCGTTTGCAAAATGGACCATGTTAGCGCACACTGACCGatcgttttaacttttaatatagataataatatttttaattgatcaAAATAGATTATTAGTTTAGGTTCTATTTACActgtatctataatattatctgtgTCTTTTGTAATAAACGACGATGTTTACTCGTGTATCAATCACAGCTCTCGTTTCACTACGAGTTCAAGCGGCTGCACGGCGAGCACGTGGGCGGGGCAGGGTGCGGGGAGCGGCGGGGGCGCGGGCTGCGCGTGCGCCGGAGGTGGCCGCCGCTAGGGATAGCCTCGCGGGGAGTAGTGGTGCGGCTCTCCTAACCAAGAGTCTGGTGAAGGAGGAAAGTCAGGATACCCTCCCGCAGCCGGGGAAGACGAGCTGCTCATGTCGGATGCACCACCTGCTCCTGCAAGTCCAGCGCCGCTCATTGCTTGACCTGTCCCAAAAATTCTATAATTAAAAGCTTCTTATGCTTAGGTAGATATAAAGAAATGATAGTCACAAGCCTTTTCAAAGTTCTAATATGCGTGTCatcttactttaacggtgaaggaaaatatcgtaagaaatacctatttcaacaaagttaaatagattttgattttttgattttatttttaaaaacctgcatgcttgagagttctctataatgttctcgaaggtgtatgaagtctgccaatgcccACTTGGCCAGGTAGAATATGcccaagcccttctcattctgagaggagagctgtgttcaatagtgagccagcgatgggttgattatgacttggctagcgtggtgagCAAATGGCCAAAAATCTTTTCATTCTGAGGGGAGACTCGTTCTtagaatgataataatatgatgaaatTATTTACCAATATTGGTGTACACGAGATGGTCTGGCGGGTAGTGGTAGTGCGCGTGGGGCGGCGAGTGCGCGCGCAGGTAGGGCGGCGTGGCCCCGAACCGCGTTCCCGCCGCGCCACCAGCGGGCGAACCTTCTTCTCCTCCGAGCGCTGCTGTGCTGTAGCTGTCGTTGCTTAGCTCTACAAAGGAGATACAGAGTTGTAGGTAAGaaactataggtataatatcccttcttaggtttccgtacctcaagagtaaaaacggaacccttataggatcacttcgttgtctgtctgtcgtgactctcatgggaatcaaaacctatagggaacATCCCGTTGACTTAAAAGCATTAAATTTTGCCAgtagagccagcgcgtgccagaccttcgttatttaataaaagctgaaagtttatatgCGTATCGTCcgcaacacagggaggaacgatcagcgactatgaagtttggatcatggtcgCTTTAGtaaaacaggtaataaaggtgtattCTTACGCCAACCtatgaagtctaattttttCACATTCTCTTCTGACTAGTACCTACTAGAAAtcgcgtcatgcattgccagacactcagTATATCGTggggcaaccccctgccagagaTCTTTAAACTTTAACGACATCTGGTAGGGGGTTGCCACTAATAGGACCGTTTCGGTAGAATTAAAGAAAACGGCCCTACTGGGCTAGGTGCTCTTAGTTATAGTTCAGAATGTTGTCctttatttaaattacaaagCTAAAAACATGTAGCcttaaaaacaaaatgaaagCTTAGGGTAAGTACTGCCGTTTTGTGTATGTCTACCTACGTATATAATGCATGATTGTAATCCACGTATGGCCTTTTCGACTGTCGATTGTCCAAGTAAGCATTAGGTAGTTCATCTAAAGCAAGCTTACCGTGATGGCTGAAGGAATCCAAATCGATTTTCAGTTCATCCTTATCGAGCAGTCGGTCATGTCTGGGTGAACCGCTGCCTCCACCTTTCATGGACCTGAAATATTGCGACCAGCGTGTTCGGCCTGCGTCCTTCTTTAGCCGCTTCTCTTTTGCTCTCCTTTGAAACAAAGATATTGGTCGTCTTAAACTTTTACtggtataataattactaatagTTGCAGATAGATATCTATGTAATTCTTAATTCcacttgaaattaaaaaaagaaaagtatgTATAAACTAAAATCCAAATGGTCGTACCAACGTTCAAATCCAATGATATTGTCATTGTTCAAATCGCACCCGTTGGACTAAAtagggcgcgtttggaaacctcgtagctttagttttaacttttaagtttgcgtcaaaattatcaccactatatcttacaaatccaacaactgataataatcaaaaagtgtaatttgttacctattttgaataaattatttgatttgatttcgtaccaacctacctacttactcctagattaataaaaactatttgaAGTGAAAATGCAGGAAATTCGCATGTGTAACATGGCAACTTTTtaaacgacttcaaaaaaaggaggaggttcttaattcgactgtatgtttttttttgtatgtttgtaacgcgatttctccgccaaatataaactgattttgatgattcttttatTGTTTGGTaggacatacctacttgataggTCTATTTGACGtcggtgaagatctgatgaatatcttcggagatggagaacataGCTCCTcagtggataagagtaaattgctcgcgatcagtgtaatagcttagtaaacagtaggtttgtaaccaggcatatcatattttagtacgatgggtccactaaaaattgtgaaaaaaaaatcaaaaaaaaaaaccgacttcaataaccaccaacactaaaaagtaaaaaataatttaatttattacccaatatattaggTTCAGTTTTCAGCTACCTTATggatcactagctgatgcccacgacgtTGTCCCCATGGATTTAGGTTaatgaaaatcccatgggaattctaATTATCTGgtattaaaaagtagcctatgtgttaatcagAGTATAATTTATCTCCATTCCTTTCAGCCaaaaccgtccagtagttttggtGTAAAAGAGCAACAAActtacacacacatacatacaaactttcgcctttataatattagtgtgatgtgaTCATGGGCAGACAACGGAGCAAATTAATTTCTACCACGTCGTCGTCTCAATCTGGCGCCGCCGCTTATTCACTGTTACGTAACTCGCATTCAAACTGAACCATCATTGATGAAAAACAACTCCACAGGAATCGATTCAAAATACCTAAATACCCAGCATAGACTGCACCCTATCGCGTATGTTTAGCGTGTACTATTAGCGAAGCGGCAGGGAGCCCGACAAAGAGCGCGCTTAATTAAGCCTCCGCCCAGCCCGCCGGGACTCCGTGCTGCGATATAGCCGCGATGGATTATTGGAACAATGGCCGAAATTACTTTTATCGCTGTTATTGTTATGGTTGCTTTATTGATTTGTCCGTATGGATATACGGCTAAGCAGGTCAGCTAGGAGCCTATAGCAAAGAGAAAAACTTTTTCAGAGAAAACCCGGTCACTAACGTGTGGGTGGGTactattgaaatattttaatttttaacgaaTAATTATTGAAATGTCCTCCCAAAACATACGCATGAATCAATCAAgcatgtacctatgtatcaaTGAGAAAATAATACAACTTGTACATATCGGATATATGTACAAGTTAAACTCTCCAGGTCATAATGAATCTAGAGACGAAGCTTTCGCTTCAGCCTACTGAAGCGAAAGCCGAAATAGACTTTTTACCTCTTTGTGGGAGTAATATATCGTTATTAGGAGTAAAAGGTTAAAGGACTATCAAGCTGACctagtaaaagtaaagtaaagtaaagtaagtaaaatatgctttattgtacaccaaaaccaaaacaatagacatatgacaaagatagcatgtacaataggcggccttatcgttAAAATAGCGAAaagatagtacctacttaagtactggAAACatcgaaaataaatattaattttagagTCCCTCTCAGTCCAAAATCCAGAtccaaaaacaaataaaaccaCTGTTATATTTTCATACTTAGTTTTATGTTTTCCCTTCTGTGGACAGTCTCACTGACTGTAAATTTTTTGGGAAGACTGGCATATTTTTGTGTTCGATGTTTTAGTCTGTTACTCCCGGTAACTTTAATAGTTGTAACAGTAAATTAATATGAGCTGTAGCTAATAGGTAGTAGGCTAGTTTACAATCGCATGTGCAGTCGTTTAGCTATCTCGGTGTTTGGTCGCGCGCGAGCGGCGTCGTCACGGCGGCCGTCACGCCCCGCGCTTTGGGCGCGCCTCGTAAAACGCGCACGTTATCACAATGCTTGACTTGCAATGCCTATTGTGCACGCCACATACAAGagttacagtacccggcaagaaatattgtacatcgacctttagaaagagatagcggtttcgtaagcgttgtctgtcgttgagaccgacaaaacgtcacataggtttgacgacctccctggcgcagtggtgagcgctgtggtcttattagtgggaggtcccgggttcgattcctggcaggggtttggaattttataatttctaaatttctggtctggtctggtgggaggcttcggccgtggctagttaccaccctgccggcaaagccgtgccgccaagcgatttagcgttccggtacgatgccgtgtagaaaccaaaggggtatgggtttactaaaaactgccataccccttccaggttagcccgctatcatcttagactgcatcatcacttaccaccaggtgagattgcagtcaagggctaacttgtatgtgaataaaaaaaaaaaaaaaggcagctatgagtgacagagacaacgctctacaaagccgaaatctcattctaaaggtcaatatacaatatttcttgccggttaCTAAATAAatctatgatagcctagtggctatgacgtccgcctcctaatcagaggttgaaaagtcgatcccgggcacgtacctctaacttttcagtgtTATATATGCGTTATAAGcaagttttaagtaattaaatatcactgaaaacatcgtgaggaaacatgcatgcctgagagttctccataatgtgctccaaggtgtgtgaaacTTGCCTAttcgcactaggccagcgtggtggactatggccgaacccttctcatactaagaggagaaccgtgctccaTAGTgaaccggctatgggttgatcatgatgactataattacatatttttgaGGCAGATAATGATTAATTTGAACTTAAAATCTATTTAAAcacaaatagtacctacctaataaaaaaaattaaaaacacgactaCCCTGccaaaaaaaggtaggtatagcCAATAAGATACGATGTAACGATTCTAGCGATAggacatccaaatctgttcaggcatttagaagttatggtggaaaaaagaaactcacatattacacacatacctacataatattacatacaCAATACCTATTTAGGTACATGAACCCTGCaaacactccttttttggggaGTCGTGTAAATAAatccaagggttccgtacctcaaaaggaaaaaagtacctacatgtCTGGACTAAacatgtaggtagtaggtaggtaggtattcctaTTGTGATAAAGGTCATACTTTTGTATCATACTAAGGTCGCTACTAGTTCGCCAAACGTATTGTGTTGAATGATTCTATTGAATTACGTATATCTTTGTATTTAATCAGTTATATGCGGAAAATAAGTTATACTTGGCTGAACATTACTATTCTTTTATGATTGCAATTCCAGAGCAACATAACGACCGACTTTAGACCATaacttacctatattattaatcTTTGCCTATGTCTTGTTAACACaacattttaaaatcattagttctTACTTGCTTTCTCGTTTTTAGCGTGTATGCAAAATCAATTAAGTTGGTATTGATATAAGTACAAAATCGATTTATCAATTAACATGGTAGTGGAAATGGTTGACGCTTGATTAACCTTTTGTTACTTCATACTTGCCTTGCTAGGCAACGCGACGTTGGTACGTCAGAGAAATTGGAACAGTAGCTGATATCAATCGATGTTCTACTACTTACCAGATAACTGCGTTTTAGGTATCTATGCGTTTAGGACATTACACAATTGTTTAGAGACTAAAATGCAGCGTCTGATAAAATTCTACGTCTGTAAAAGATGTGATATGCTAGTGGTCAaaacgtcggccttctattcgagaGGTCCGGGGTTGCATGCCTGACGCATGTGTAACTTCTAGCATTATTTAATAAGTATCACTtgcagtgaaggaaaacatcgcgaggaaacctgcatgcctgagagctcttaGGCATACAGATTGCAGGTATTATACTTTTTACTCACCTATTCTGAAACCAGACTTGAACAACTCGCATATCGAGGCCAGTATCCTGGGCGAGCTGCTCTCTCACGTGCCGCGCTGGCTTCGGACTACTGCTGTACGCGCTTTTGAGCGTTTCTAGCTGCTTGGCAGTTATCGTGGTTCGCGGTCGTTTGCTAGCGGCGTCCCCGTCTAAGGAGCCCTCACCTGCGACAGACAAATCACCTATAAATGCATATTATAAACGACTTCATAGTAATTCTGTACATGAGTAccaatttgaaaatatttaacCAACTCTTAGAATACAAAACCGCATTCAAATCGATCCATGCGTTTGAGAATTGTAAGccacaaaattttattaattttaggcttcaaaattttattaaccAGCAAACTTAAGCCTATAAAGCAGGTATCGACCTAAGTTACTTCGGTATTTATAATTTCGCTTAGCAGCCATTGTTAGCAGcataaatataataggtacctacgtaagatATAGAATATTTATTGGGCGGCCAGATT
The DNA window shown above is from Maniola hyperantus chromosome 1, iAphHyp1.2, whole genome shotgun sequence and carries:
- the Lim3 gene encoding LIM/homeobox protein Lhx3 isoform X5, which gives rise to MLGAMMYPGVEDDLGDMRVPPIQLEHLPEVLLSSIPKCGGCHEMIVDRYVLKVSDRTWHAGCLRCVECRAMLSGKCFARNNQLYCTEDFFNPRRFGTKCAGCGQGIPPTQVVRRAQAHVYHLRCFACAACARTLNTGDEFYLMEDGKLVCKPDYEAARAKGDLSVAGEGSLDGDAASKRPRTTITAKQLETLKSAYSSSPKPARHVREQLAQDTGLDMRVVQVWFQNRRAKEKRLKKDAGRTRWSQYFRSMKGGGSGSPRHDRLLDKDELKIDLDSFSHHELSNDSYSTAALGGEEGSPAGGAAGTRFGATPPYLRAHSPPHAHYHYPPDHLVYTNIGQAMSGAGLAGAGGASDMSSSSSPAAGGYPDFPPSPDSWLGEPHHYSPRGYP
- the Lim3 gene encoding LIM/homeobox protein Lhx3 isoform X3, yielding MELGFCEVDVGRERRDSMDPSLEAMHPLDPPPPDVLLALLARNKALEASIPKCGGCHEMIVDRYVLKVSDRTWHAGCLRCVECRAMLSGKCFARNNQLYCTEDFFNPRRFGTKCAGCGQGIPPTQVVRRAQAHVYHLRCFACAACARTLNTGDEFYLMEDGKLVCKPDYEAARAKGEGSLDGDAASKRPRTTITAKQLETLKSAYSSSPKPARHVREQLAQDTGLDMRVVQVWFQNRRAKEKRLKKDAGRTRWSQYFRSMKGGGSGSPRHDRLLDKDELKIDLDSFSHHELSNDSYSTAALGGEEGSPAGGAAGTRFGATPPYLRAHSPPHAHYHYPPDHLVYTNIGQAMSGAGLAGAGGASDMSSSSSPAAGGYPDFPPSPDSWLGEPHHYSPRGYP
- the Lim3 gene encoding LIM/homeobox protein Lhx3 isoform X8 — encoded protein: MIVDRYVLKVSDRTWHAGCLRCVECRAMLSGKCFARNNQLYCTEDFFNPRRFGTKCAGCGQGIPPTQVVRRAQAHVYHLRCFACAACARTLNTGDEFYLMEDGKLVCKPDYEAARAKGDLSVAGEGSLDGDAASKRPRTTITAKQLETLKSAYSSSPKPARHVREQLAQDTGLDMRVVQVWFQNRRAKEKRLKKDAGRTRWSQYFRSMKGGGSGSPRHDRLLDKDELKIDLDSFSHHELSNDSYSTAALGGEEGSPAGGAAGTRFGATPPYLRAHSPPHAHYHYPPDHLVYTNIGQAMSGAGLAGAGGASDMSSSSSPAAGGYPDFPPSPDSWLGEPHHYSPRGYP
- the Lim3 gene encoding LIM/homeobox protein Lhx3 isoform X6, with the translated sequence MLGAMMYPGVEDDLGDMRVPPIQLEHLPEVLLSSIPKCGGCHEMIVDRYVLKVSDRTWHAGCLRCVECRAMLSGKCFARNNQLYCTEDFFKRFGTKCAGCGQGIPPTQVVRRAQAHVYHLRCFACAACARTLNTGDEFYLMEDGKLVCKPDYEAARAKGDLSVAGEGSLDGDAASKRPRTTITAKQLETLKSAYSSSPKPARHVREQLAQDTGLDMRVVQVWFQNRRAKEKRLKKDAGRTRWSQYFRSMKGGGSGSPRHDRLLDKDELKIDLDSFSHHELSNDSYSTAALGGEEGSPAGGAAGTRFGATPPYLRAHSPPHAHYHYPPDHLVYTNIGQAMSGAGLAGAGGASDMSSSSSPAAGGYPDFPPSPDSWLGEPHHYSPRGYP
- the Lim3 gene encoding LIM/homeobox protein Lhx3 isoform X2 produces the protein MELGFCEVDVGRERRDSMDPSLEAMHPLDPPPPDVLLALLARNKALEASIPKCGGCHEMIVDRYVLKVSDRTWHAGCLRCVECRAMLSGKCFARNNQLYCTEDFFKRFGTKCAGCGQGIPPTQVVRRAQAHVYHLRCFACAACARTLNTGDEFYLMEDGKLVCKPDYEAARAKGDLSVAGEGSLDGDAASKRPRTTITAKQLETLKSAYSSSPKPARHVREQLAQDTGLDMRVVQVWFQNRRAKEKRLKKDAGRTRWSQYFRSMKGGGSGSPRHDRLLDKDELKIDLDSFSHHELSNDSYSTAALGGEEGSPAGGAAGTRFGATPPYLRAHSPPHAHYHYPPDHLVYTNIGQAMSGAGLAGAGGASDMSSSSSPAAGGYPDFPPSPDSWLGEPHHYSPRGYP
- the Lim3 gene encoding LIM/homeobox protein Lhx3 isoform X1, yielding MELGFCEVDVGRERRDSMDPSLEAMHPLDPPPPDVLLALLARNKALEASIPKCGGCHEMIVDRYVLKVSDRTWHAGCLRCVECRAMLSGKCFARNNQLYCTEDFFNPRRFGTKCAGCGQGIPPTQVVRRAQAHVYHLRCFACAACARTLNTGDEFYLMEDGKLVCKPDYEAARAKGDLSVAGEGSLDGDAASKRPRTTITAKQLETLKSAYSSSPKPARHVREQLAQDTGLDMRVVQVWFQNRRAKEKRLKKDAGRTRWSQYFRSMKGGGSGSPRHDRLLDKDELKIDLDSFSHHELSNDSYSTAALGGEEGSPAGGAAGTRFGATPPYLRAHSPPHAHYHYPPDHLVYTNIGQAMSGAGLAGAGGASDMSSSSSPAAGGYPDFPPSPDSWLGEPHHYSPRGYP
- the Lim3 gene encoding LIM/homeobox protein Lhx3 isoform X4, translated to MELGFCEVDVGRERRDSMDPSLEAMHPLDPPPPDVLLALLARNKALEASIPKCGGCHEMIVDRYVLKVSDRTWHAGCLRCVECRAMLSGKCFARNNQLYCTEDFFKRFGTKCAGCGQGIPPTQVVRRAQAHVYHLRCFACAACARTLNTGDEFYLMEDGKLVCKPDYEAARAKGEGSLDGDAASKRPRTTITAKQLETLKSAYSSSPKPARHVREQLAQDTGLDMRVVQVWFQNRRAKEKRLKKDAGRTRWSQYFRSMKGGGSGSPRHDRLLDKDELKIDLDSFSHHELSNDSYSTAALGGEEGSPAGGAAGTRFGATPPYLRAHSPPHAHYHYPPDHLVYTNIGQAMSGAGLAGAGGASDMSSSSSPAAGGYPDFPPSPDSWLGEPHHYSPRGYP
- the Lim3 gene encoding LIM/homeobox protein Lhx3 isoform X7, which gives rise to MLGAMMYPGVEDDLGDMRVPPIQLEHLPEVLLSSIPKCGGCHEMIVDRYVLKVSDRTWHAGCLRCVECRAMLSGKCFARNNQLYCTEDFFKRFGTKCAGCGQGIPPTQVVRRAQAHVYHLRCFACAACARTLNTGDEFYLMEDGKLVCKPDYEAARAKGEGSLDGDAASKRPRTTITAKQLETLKSAYSSSPKPARHVREQLAQDTGLDMRVVQVWFQNRRAKEKRLKKDAGRTRWSQYFRSMKGGGSGSPRHDRLLDKDELKIDLDSFSHHELSNDSYSTAALGGEEGSPAGGAAGTRFGATPPYLRAHSPPHAHYHYPPDHLVYTNIGQAMSGAGLAGAGGASDMSSSSSPAAGGYPDFPPSPDSWLGEPHHYSPRGYP